The Mesorhizobium sp. INR15 region CGAAGCCATCGGGTCATGCTCAAGGATCTCGCCCTTGAACACCCAAACCTTGACGCCGCAGATGCCATAGGCTGTGTGCGCTTCAGCCGTGCCGTAGTCGACATCGGCGCGCAGCGTATGCAGCGGCACGCGGCCTTCACGATACCATTCCATGCGCGCGATTTCGGCACCGCCGAGGCGGCCGGCGCAGTTGATGCGGATGCCTTCGGCACCGAGGCGCATCGCCGACTGCACGGCGCGCTTCATGGCACGACGGAAAGCGATACGGCGCTCGAGCTGCTGGGCAATCGACTGGGCAACCAGGGTCGCGTCGATTTCCGGCTTGCGCACTTCAACGATGTTGAGGTGCGTCTCGGACTTCGTCATTTCCATCAGCTTCTTGCGAAGCTTTTCGATGTCGGCGCCCTTCTTGCCGATGATCAGACCAGGGCGAGCGGCATGGATGGTGACGCGGCACTTCTTGTGCGGGCGCTCGATCACGACCTTCGAGATCGCAGCCTGCTTGAGTTCCTTCTCAAGATACTTGCGGATCTTGATGTCCTCATGCAGCAGCTTGCCGTACTCGCCGGTGTTCGCGAACCAGCGCGAATCCCAGGTGCGGTTGATGCCGAGGCGCAGACCGATCGGATTGACTTTCTGGCCCATTATGCGGCCTCCCCTTTTTCTTCGACTTCACGAACAACGATCGTGAGGTGCGAGAACGGCTTCTCGATGCGGCTGGCGCGACCACGGCCACGGGCATGGAACCGCTTCATGACGATCGACTTGCCGACATAGGCTTCCGCCACGATCAGTGCATCGACATCCAGGTCGTGGTTGTTTTCCGCGTTGGCGATCGCCGATTCCAGCGTCTTCTTGACCGTGCCGGAAATCCGCTTGGCCGAGAATTCGAGATCGGAAAGCGCTGTCGCGACCTTCTTGCCGCGGATCAGCGCGGCAACGAGGTTCAGCTTCTGCGGGCTGATACGGATCGTGCGCAACACGGCGCGCGCTTCGTTATCAGCAAGCCTGCGCGGAGCTTTGGCCTTGCCCATGATTATTTCCTCTTCGCCTTCTTATCCGCGCCGTGACCGTAATAGGTCCGGGTCGGAGCGAATTCACCGAACTTGTGACCGACCATGTCCTCGTTCACCGAGACGGGAACATGCTTCTGGCCGTTGTAGACACCGAAGGTGAAGCCGACGAACTGCGGCAGGATGGTGGAGCGACGGCTCCACATCTTGATCACCTCATTGCGACCACCTTCACGAACCTTGTCCACCTTCTTGAGAAGGTAGCCGTCGATGAAGGGGCCTTTCCAAATAGAACGAGTCACTTGGCGTTACCTCTTCTTAGCTCTTGCGCTGATGGCGCGAGCGCAGGATGAACTTGTCGGTCGCCTTGTTGGACCGCGTCTTCTTGCCCTTGGTCGGCTTGCCCCATGGGGAAACCGGATGGCGGCCACCGGAAGTGCGGCCTTCGCCGCCGCCGTGCGGATGGTCGACCGGGTTCATGGTCACGCCGCGATTGTGCGGACGCTTGCCACGCCAAACCGT contains the following coding sequences:
- the rpsS gene encoding 30S ribosomal protein S19, whose protein sequence is MTRSIWKGPFIDGYLLKKVDKVREGGRNEVIKMWSRRSTILPQFVGFTFGVYNGQKHVPVSVNEDMVGHKFGEFAPTRTYYGHGADKKAKRK
- the rpsC gene encoding 30S ribosomal protein S3 — protein: MGQKVNPIGLRLGINRTWDSRWFANTGEYGKLLHEDIKIRKYLEKELKQAAISKVVIERPHKKCRVTIHAARPGLIIGKKGADIEKLRKKLMEMTKSETHLNIVEVRKPEIDATLVAQSIAQQLERRIAFRRAMKRAVQSAMRLGAEGIRINCAGRLGGAEIARMEWYREGRVPLHTLRADVDYGTAEAHTAYGICGVKVWVFKGEILEHDPMASERRATEGDHAHGGGGGGDRERGRRRENA
- the rplV gene encoding 50S ribosomal protein L22 — its product is MGKAKAPRRLADNEARAVLRTIRISPQKLNLVAALIRGKKVATALSDLEFSAKRISGTVKKTLESAIANAENNHDLDVDALIVAEAYVGKSIVMKRFHARGRGRASRIEKPFSHLTIVVREVEEKGEAA